The genomic window ccagtcactttgCAAAAATTTCTCAATAGCCTGGGCAATTATCCTGGTCGCTCTCCTCAAGATATCCTCCACTTACAAAGTACTTCACCTCCCATTTGGTTATTTGAGTCATCTCTTTCATAAATCTTAGTTTTAGttttgcagaaaaaaaacaaccccccccaaaaaaaaccccacctcTTTCTTTCAGTGGATATGACATTATAGTAAATAGATTTCTATCAGGAATCTTTTGGAGAGGGCAGGAGGGTTGGGGTAGTATGGATCAGTACAAGAGCTCTCTTCTACAACCAgaagtcccaaataaaatctcACTTCTAACACTCTACTtggatgatcttgggcaagtctctttTAACTACCTtatcctatttcctcatctgtaaaacaagaagtGTGGATTAGATatctttgagatctcttccaactctagatctatgatcacAAGGAAGATTATGCATACTTTGCTATCATTTTCAGTGaggtccaattcttcatgacccatttggtggttttttgtttttttttttttgccagatactgaagtggtttgccattttcttctctagttcattttgaagatgaggaattgaggcaaattgttaagtggcttgcccagggtcacacagtaagtatgtatctgagactgcatttgaatttaggaagataaatcttcttgatttAATGCCCAGTcctctatgcactgtaccacctaggtAGCTGCCCTAGCCTAGCACTGGAgatggggagtgggggaggggggaaattgaGTTTCAAGTTTCACAAGAAACCAAACTAAGCCAAATTATTCTGTGAAAATCTAGGAATGAACTGGGAAGGAGGTCAACAGGCAAAAAATGGGAAGAagtgcaaatttcttttttctttttaacaaattcTATTTACTATTAAGGATAACAGAACCATCACACTTAAAATCTCTCAGTACTGAGTGGGTTAAATAAGGAAGTAGAAATGTGActaagaaaatgggggaaaaaacaccTGGACTAAGTCGAGTGGAAGTTTGTGCAGGGAATAACAAATTTGGGGTGAGAGGACAGCAGTGATGGGTTTCTGGAGGAGGGGCAGATAAGTGTgaggaaaatttcagaaaattagtaattatataatctgcatattttcttatttagaaAAGAGTTTTACTTAGAAAATAGAGAACTGGACCTGGAGTCTttatgatttgaattcaaatacagcttcaatgtgaccctgggcaaattacttaatttttgcCTCTATTTCCACATCTGTATAATTAAATAACACCCAGGATTATTGTATCACGTgatatttgtagagcactttgCAGACTTGGccatcacttaacctctcagatcTTCTGACTACAATATATTGCACTAGATGATCTAGTCTAAAGTCCCTTACAGATTTAAATCTAAATTCACTGATAGAAACCAAAAGTCCAGATAAGTATAGATGTATGGTGAATTCCAAACATAACGGGCAGTCAATGAAATGGGAAAGAGCTGGGAGATGGAATATCATGTACCAGAAGCAGATAGACTGGTTTGGTATGAGTATGTGAAGAGGGAGATAGGGGAAAGTGCCATTGATCTAGAAAGGTAAGATGCACCCAGTAAGTCAAGGGTTTTGCATGCCAAAAAGAAATCTTCTAGAATAAGAGTGTTACAGTAAAACTCAAACTCCAGGAATATTAACTTGGCAGTTATATAGATGATGAATTGGAGGCAGAAAAAACTGCAGTCAGCTGTATTATTAGGAGGGTTTTAGAATTCAGGCAACAGATGATGACCTGAACTAGGGTAAGGCCCATGTAAAGGAGTAGAGATGGGTAGACTGTAATTAAGTAAGGGAATGACAGTTGAAAGGGTACAGTCAAGAATGACTGGGATCACAAATCTGAGGGAAGAGCAGGAAATCATAATTTCAGCAGAAATAGGTATATTAGGAAGAGACAagatgaattctattttgaaCATAGCCAAGTTTGAGATGATTCAGTAACTTTCTGATAATTAATAGCAAGCAAAGCATAAAATAGCAAGAAGGCAATACTAAGGACTTGAATGATTGGGAAGCAGACATAAAACTATGAAGAAAAATCTGTTGTTTTCTTCCCACAGAAAGacaatggtaatttttttttctttttgtgctaCACTTGTTTCTACATATCTTCTTTCTAGCTTTCTAGCTATTCTCCCATTTTAAGGTGGTATAGAATCGGGAAGTCTCTGAAATCCTCATTTTTTCCACTTCCACAATtgccatttattaagcatatattacGTGCACATAGGAGGACTATAAAGGGCAATGAggatccaaaaggggaaaaaaaatggaaagggaatccttgctttcaagaagcttctATTCTATAGAAGGTACAcagtatattattttatatggttGTGTGAAAGGtaatttgaagaggaaaagagcACAACTAGAATTATGAAAAACATCCTGAAAAGGGTGACATTGAAATTGAGTTTATAAGAGAATTATAAGAAGTTTATAAGAAATTGGAGGATTCTAAAAGGTGGGATGAACATATATTCCAAGCAAGGAGAACAGCATGTAAAAAGGCAGGAGGAGTGGAAAAGTTGGTTCAGGAAATGttaaatagatcaatttagattccataaagaaatgcaaaataagtgtGTGAAGAGGTTAAAATGCCAAGGAAACTTATATTTCATCCTAGAGGTAAAAGAGTCACTGAATATAGTGTTCTAATATTCGCCATTATTTAATATGAACTTTCTGATAGAAATCTAGGTCAAGAAACTTCCCATgtcacattatattatattatattacattctcAACAATACAACTGTCAGATGGTAAATAAGACATGAATGTTGTTTGAAAGCTTTCCCACTTTTATTACATTTGAAGGGGCTGCTTTCAGCTAGGAGCTCTGGGGTATGATGAAGCTGGTGTACTGGttaaaggcttttccacatttatttaaaaggattcttcaaatatgaattttctgatgtctAATAAGGTGTGTGCTTCTActgaaggccttcccacatttgtcacattcataaggtttctctccagtatgaattctttgatggtAGGTAAGTAGTGTATTCCTATTGAAGGCCttgccacattcattacatttaaaaggtttctcccCGGTATGAATTTTCTGGTGTCTGATAAGGTCTGGTGTTCGGTTGAAGGCCTTTCCACACTgactacattcataaggtttttctccactGTGAATTCTCCGGTGAATAGTAAGGGATGAAGTGTCATTGAAGGCCTTGCCACATTCGTTACATTTatgtggtttctctccagtatgaactctctgatgaCAGATGAGCTTTGCATTCTGGCTATAAGCCTTCCCACATTCTTCacatttataaggcttttctccagtatgaGTTTTCTGGTGTTTAATAAGATCAGTGCTTCGATAGAAGGCCTTTCCACACTGACCACACACatagggtttttctccagtatgaattctttgatgatAAGTAAGGGATGAACTATCAATGAAAGCTttgccacattcattacatttatgagGCTTCtcaccagtgtggattctctgatggtaAGTAAGGGATGAATGTTGgttaaaggctttcccacattcgttACATTTATGAGGCTTATCTCTattgtgaattctctgatgtacagtgaGGTTTGTGCTCTGGCtaaaggccttcccacattcattacattcataaggcttctctccagtatgaattttctggTGTCTAATAAGGTCTGTGCTTCGGCTGAAGGCCTtcccacactgattacattcaaaTGGCTTTACTCCACTATGAATTCGCTGATGCATATTAAGTGATGAGCTATCgataaaggctttcccacattcactacatatgtggggcttctctccagtatgaattcgtTGATGGCAAATAAGTCTTGTGTTCTGACTataggcttttccacattcattacatttgtatGGCTTCTCTCCACTATGAGTTTTCTGGTGTTTAATAAGATCCGTGCTACGGCTAAAGGCCTTCCCACAATGATTACAtgcataaggtttctctccagtatgaattctctgatggtAATTAAGGGAGGATTGCTGgttgaaagcttttccacatacATTACACTTATGGGGTTtatctccagtatgaattctctgatgtacagtcaGATAAGTGCTTTGGCtaaaggccttcccacattcGGTACATTTGAAaggcttttctccagtatgaattttccGATGTCTAATAAGATCTGGTGTCCGGCTGAAATGTTTTCCGCATTCAGCACACTCGTacggtttttctccagtgtgtaTTCTCTGATGGTAACTAAGGGATGAATGTTGTTTGAAGGCTTTGCCACATTCACTACATTCATAGGGTTTTTCTGCAGAATGAGTTTTCTTATGGCAAACAAACTTTGTGCTCTGGGTGAAgatctttccacattcatcacatTTATAATGGTTCTTTCTAGCATGAGATTTCTGATGCCTAATAAGATTTGTGCTCAGATtgaaggcctttccacattcattacactcatAATGTTTCTCTCTTGCAGTCTTATTGTCACACTGAATGAGGTCTGTTTGATAACTAAAGAGGTCCCCACATTCATTATACTCAGACTGTTCTTTTCCTGAAGCAAATTTCTTAATTATACTTGAATGCTGTTGAAAGCTTTTCCCAAATGTATCCCACTGATTTTGACTCTTTGCTCTAGGAACTCTCTGTTGTTTTTCAGAAAGGACTAGCCTCAGACGGATGCTTTCCCCAAACTCATTACATTCAAGGCCTGTGACATCCCTGGGAATTTTCCTGGAAAGAAATGTTAATTCCTTGGAATGATTCTCCTGGTTGCTCTTCTTTCCTAATTGGACATCACTATTCCAGATGTCTCCCACCTTGAAGTCCCAAGAACTGTGGCTTGTGAATCTTTCCTGAGATGATTCTTGCATAGTAATGCCCAGCTTTACAGTAAACTCTTTGGTTTCAGGCTTCGACTCCcaatctgaaagaaagaaaaaaaaatcttctccctTTACTCTTTCCATTTCATCTTTTATCTCCTCAAAGAAAGCAATCTGTACACATGAAATGGCAGGATGAATAATAAAATGCTACAATTTCACATTTATAGGATAATTTactttgcaaagtgtttttatATGAATCATAACATTGGATGCTTACACAGTCTTGTGAAACAAGCAGGACGGTTGTTACTATTCTATTTCACAGAAGAAACTGTGACTCAGAATAATGGTTTAACTAAACCAGCTCTTCAGGCCAATTCTGGGAGGGATACTGCGACATGCTGACAACCGATTCAGTTATCCCTTGGGAGCACGCCTTGTGCCCTTTAATATCATTACAAGGTATAACCTGAATAATTCCCAGACTTCAGGAGAAGAACAACTACATCCAAGGATAGCAAAAGGACATGCAGCATAAGGGCATTTAGGAAGCTCTGGGGAGGTGGTGGGGGGAAATAGCAAGTTTTACAAGCCCGGGCTAGTTTCTCTTTTAAGGGGATTAGACATAACTCAGTAATTGGATACTAGGGTACAAATCACTGGGATTACTTCCTGTGCTCCTGAGGCATGAAAAATCTAGTCTCAAAGGAGTGGGAATCTCTCAGATTTGATGGGATTCTCCCCGACCAGACTGTTGATGAATAGGAAGGGAGAGCAGCCTTCACTTGAATCTAGGATTTGGGAGGATGCTGTCGcctttttgtttcatttggcAGTAACCAGGCCTAGGATCCCTTTAAAGCCTTGTATTCACAAATAAAACTCTTTTTATCAAATTCTACATGGTCCACAAGTGTTTGATTGTGTTCCAATCCCAGACCTGAATCACAGGTCTGGTCTCAATTAAGCCTTGTCTATAGCATCTGGTATTCATCTCTAAGAAATTCTGGAGAATAAGTGTGACCTAAAGCATCCTTTGAAACTTCATGATTTGGCAAGGAGAAATTCAAggagatacaaacaaaaatacacGCTAAAGCAGATGTTAGGTGCAAAATTGAAATAAGTAACCAAAAGCCAAGTtaacttaatttcattttctttattgatgGGGTCTTTTGTCTGACTATCAGAAAACTAAAGCACTTAACTAGACTTCTGTGATATATCTGTACAATCTTTCAAGGAGCATTAACAGACAAAGTGGTGAGACCCAAACCAGACTACGGACGTGCCCAAAGTGGCTGATCAAACAGGCTGATGAGGGGCTCTATTCCTCTAAGGCAGGTACTTAGCTTTCTCCAAATCGACGTTTTAAAATGACTACAAACTGCTGCCAATAtggtgcaggccctcatcacttccagcctggactactgcaatagctGCTATGGGCTGGTCTCTCCCACCTCCAGTCCATCTTCTGTTCTGTCAATTTCCCTAGAATGCATCTCTGACCACTCCCCTCCcctcattcaataaactccagggacTCCTTATGGCCTTCAGGATGCATTATAAAATCCTACGTTTGGTGTTCAAAGTCCTCCCCTGTCTTCACATACCAGATTCCTCTCCAAAGACTCTCTGAGTAGCAGCAGAAAGTCAATGAGAGACCCTGTCCTCCAAAAAGAAAAGCCTGGAATAATCTCCCCTGTGCTCTAGGAGCagagttcaatttttaaaaataagcaaaaaaccaGTAAGAGCCCTGAGCTACTAGGGAGACCAGGAAGATCAGAACCCAAACCCAGAAGGGGAAGCAATGGCAAATGCCTACATGCGAAGCCTCAAAGCAGGATATgaacaaggctctcttggaagaatccaaaaagtatcttaaaagataGGCAGGAAAAAATGGTGGGAAAAGAAATAACAGCTATGTAGGAGAGTTATGAAAGTTTTTTGGGAAAAAGACAACAGTTTGAAAAAGGGAACACAGAAATTGActaaggaaaacaattccttaaaaaaataaatttggtgaaatggaacaAAATATTCTGAGGAAAACAATTTCTCAAACAGACCCCGAGACTAAAAAGAGGAACTATTTTCAGGGATCCAAAAAAGCCACATACAGAAACAAAGCATGGCTTAGAGCTACATGATAAAGGAAACAAAGATAAGGCGTCCACTGTGAAGGCCATGTGACCCACAGGAAGAGTAGTGGTTCTGGGGTTTGAGGCCTGGGTTTGGATACAACCCACCAGACCTCTCTAAGGActctttccccatctgtaaaaggatgAGGAGAGCTTGACTGAATAGCTTGAGAGGACCCTTGGAGCTTTAAAGCTTCCATCCCCCAGATGGAAAATCAGCCATCACATCCCACATCTGGAACAATTTTCCAGTGGCAAAACCCAACACTCTCCTGTTCATCAGGGAGTTATTACTGCTAAGGCTGAGAGGAGACATGGGCCCCAGAGGTAGCCTCATCCTGGCTCTGCCAGGAACTCCTCCAGCAGCCTTCTGGCCATGTTTAGGACCGCCAAGGACGATCAGCGGCTGTCACGCTGTGTGGGTAGCAGATCAgtccataaaatggagaaagggaaCACTCTTTAAAGGAGCACGTTTCCTAGGCCTGGTTACTGCCAAATGAAACAAAGAGGCGACAGCATCCTCCCAAAGAAGCAAGGAGGCCGTCAAGGACATGGAAGAGTGGGCAAGGGAGGGAGCCCCCAGGGAGGCCGTAGGATAGACTGACAGGTGAGTGTTTGACAGTAGCATAAAGCTCTGGGTTTGGTGCCTGGCACCTCTCATCCACGACAGGGAGCCAATCACCAGTTAAAGATTCTTCCTCTCATTCTTCTGGTCTGGGAGGCCTTCAAGCAGCCATAAGGCCCCCTCCCGGGTGACGGGGCCTATGCTGAGCACTGACCCCAAGAGTCCTTCAGCCTCCTGAAGGCAGTTctcaggcctccctgaaatcTCTTCTCCTCCAGCCTCTCACACAGCCTGATCTGCAGTCTCCTTTCTGGTCATTCTATCTGTCCATGCTTCAGCCCCAACCTCAGAGGCTCTGTTGATGTGGGGATCCCCTCTTTCATGGGCACAGATCTAGGCCTGTCAAGACCTCACTACCCCATGCTCACATCTGCCGACCATGCTCCTAACAAACAGTGCTGTGTTCCCAGTGGTTAGACCAGTGAGCAGGGGCCGTAGCCCACCCACCCAACTCCGGTTCACTGGGCTCTGCTGGCCATAGCTGAGACAGAGCTCCTCGTGGTCAGGCTGAGGCTGGACTTCCCACAGAACAGATCTGGCCCAGAAGTCTTGCCTGTCCTGCCCTTCCATCTACTCCCGCAGCATATGccatctcccctctcccccatggCAACACAAGCGTTCTGATTACTGCTTTCATCATCACCGTGTCATCATCCCAACTTCTCTGAAACCAGAGGTCAGGGGCCAGTCCTCCTTCCTATGTCACTCTCAGAACCAGGATGATGTTTTATACTTACCAGGAAACCAAAAATGTGGCCCTGAAGGAGGGAGTTAATGGGAAAatggttttttggggggtgggaggagagggagagaaagaaagaatatcgAGGGAGCAAATTCTTCATTCTGGGGACTTTTTgtgaaaataaaggcaaaaagcaACAGCTCAGGACAGTGCTTTGTTCTAACAAAGACTGTCTATGAAAGTGTCGGCAGCCGACAGCTCACCCTTGCCCTCAAGCCTTGAAGCTCTGTAGGAGGACTCCTTGGGCAGCACTTCAAAATACGGCCTCTGTGGAGGGCAGATTGTTCCCTCACTTACCTAAATAGGAACTTCCTAAGTGTTCCTTCTCCAACATCCAGGGGGCTTCTCCCCGCTCCAGCTGGGTGATCACGTCTATCTGGGGAACTGGAAGCCCTGTTTATCACAAACAGAAAGACTGAGGAGAGAGCGCCTCGGAATTCAGTTCTCTCAAGGTCCAGAGGGCTGGCCAAAGGACCTCCAGAGGAAGCTCCGGAGGGAAACCCGAGGAAGGGAGGTGCTATACTGTGGGGCTCCAGAGTGACTTGAAACTGGGAAGAACATGAGTTTATTCCATCCATTTCCTGCCCACCCTCTCCTCACAATCTCTTCACCCCTCGGAATCTACTCTGGTATTGGGGGGTTATCAAGAAGAAGGGACTTCCTCTGCCTACCCCAGAGGGCAAAGCTCCAAATACGAGAGGAGTTGCCAAGACACAGATTTGAGCTGAAGGGAAGGCTATGCTCCGAACCATTGTCTCCATCTGAAAACACAATGGGCCGAGGTGGAAATGGCATCAAGTGGAGGCCTGAGGACACACGTGGGGCAGTCCTCCTCAGGGACCACAAGGCCTCGGAGGCCAGCGCGATTCCCAGCTTCTGGGATTCTGATCTCTATCCCAGTGACAAAGGAAGATGGCGGAGCCAGTTTAGGGCAGCCTAACAGAGCTCTCAGTTGTCAGTAAGACCATGCAGAGGCCATTGGCGGGAGGAAAGGAAGCAAATGCGGACCACCTCTTAGACCAAGGGAACTCTGCTAAGAATTGCTAACCCCCAAAATACTATTAGCCACCTAACAAGGGAAGGAGCCAAGAGAGCTCAGGAGCCTTCCACTTCCCAGGGCAGGGCCAGGGTCTCACCTAGGAACACCAGGTTCCTATAGTTCTCAAGCATCACCTCCTTGTAGAGCTCCTTCTGAGAGGGATCCAGGTGTCTCCACTCCTCCCCAGAAAAGTCCACAGTCACATCCCTGAAGGTCAGTGACTCCTGAAACACCGAAGAACAAGagatttaaagatggaaggaaTTCCCAATATCCTTCAGTCCAACTTCTGTTTTATAGAGATTGAAATGGAGGCCCAACCACTGGGCACGGCCTGACAGAAGGCCCAGCCACTGGCTTTGCAGGAGGCCCAGGGAGGGCGAGACACTGGGCACAGCTCAGTGGGAGGTCCAGGGAGGGTGAGCcactgtgactctgggcaagtcacataattctGCCTGTCTGTTTCCCCATTGGCAAAATGGAGAACATCAAGACGAGATGAAGGGCCTGGCCCAGAGTAggtactttttctttctccttgtggAGGGCTGACCTTGGACTCAGGACTCTGGGCAGTCTGAGCTTCTCCTTTTAATGACTAGCaacatattttgaaatttaaacaaaagaaagtaggtaaataagaaataaaattatcttttctgcaGATATAGGATGACAgaattttttacagatgagagaaaattatagtcaacaaaaaaattaaatgaaagaaatttggggaatttgcaggatataaaacaaactgACATAATTACTTATGTTTTGTAGAGCAAAAGAACTGAGATTATAACCAAGGGTAACTTCCTCAACAAAGTTAAGTAGAAtgttgaacaaaaaaaaagacatttaatgaaatgaaagacTTTCAGgcatttatgataaaaaaaaaaaagcagaatataagggaaaatttaatatataatatccagaagaaataaaagatgaacaTTATAGGTCAATTTTAAGGTAGTCAATGAGGTCAAGTTATCAGTTCTCTCATAACAATTATTATTtgggtaaattttaaaaaaaaaagcatgggctGAGCAGATAAAACTATATAGGGAGAAATAATGAGTAATTGTTTCATataaatgaagcaaaaaagaaaaaaatgatacagaAGAAACTAGTGGAGGGAAGGCAGGTGGTGGTGGAATCTTATTATCattaggaatgggttaaagagggaagaaCTCATGTGTTTAGAAGGGTGTAAAAATCTTctaaatacagaaagaaataacAGGGCAATGGGGTTAAGGCTtggggagaagataaggaagggattCTTATGGGAGTGGATAGATTAAGTAATAGAACAAGATAATAGAAGTAAAGCTGAGGAATGAGGGataggaatgggttaaataggatggggagaaaaataggaaggaggaaaatgcaCAAAAGTAATTATAGCTTAGACTATGAATGGGATGATTTTATCCATAAACGGAAACTAAGAAggttaaaaatttgaattcaatagCATGTCACTTTCAGGAAatgctataaaatgagagagagaaagaaagataaaataaagaacaagaatagaatttattatgtaaaaaaatcaggggtagtaATCTTGATCTCacacaaagttaaagctaaaatagatttaatcaaaagagaaaaataggaaaattacaCTGTATCAGCAAtattatttttgatcatttaaaataactagatgcCATAAAAAACAGTGTATGCCTGACAAAACAGacacaggaactatataaacataaataaaacacTATCTCTACAAATAAATtcatctaaataattgaagtaatattcATTGTTCATGGACAGGTAAAGCCACTTTTTTAATggcaattttatttaattactcAATGGCaccccaattaaattactaaattatcttactgagttagaaaaaataataacaaagtgtaaagggctgaaactccgAGCTGATGCACTGAGGTTGACcgccgagcacttaaggctaattaccgattggacaatactctattggCTTATGCTTAGAAAATGTCCCaccccactattctgtgctggttcagtCTTTTGGTGTAGACAGAGAATTGTGGggaggattagggggtggagtaaaatAAGACAGTGACACCTTAggcaggaggaaaaaagagaagtgtAGAGATCCTGCTGAGACCCAAtcacttctacccctaagacCAAGAATGAAGACCAAGgccttttgcttatcctgactctggctgattctagggtgctaactcagtcttcacagcaaagttcatatggaagaacaaaaggtcaggaacctcaaagaatgaagggaaaaaagatgtaaaggaagCAGATTCAGCAGTTATCATTCCTTAAACTGTATTATAATGTGAGGGCATTGCTGAAGTTTAAAAtggttcatttcatttattttaaatagaattttcttgtataaataaaacctatttaCTTGGGAACAGAAGAAATGCAGAAAATTGGTAAAAAATAGAATCTTTCATAGACAACCTTTCAGTTTATGATGGTGTTGGAATATTGCTGGGTCTAGGAATGACCCAGATCTATTAAGGAAGGAGTTATCCACCTTTGGAGAACAGAAGGCAGGTGGAAATAACCACAGTGCAGTCTCACGGATATGTGTATATTTGACTCCTACCTccgtgtatgtacacacacacacacacacacacacacacacatatatatatacagacacatacatatatgagcATACACATATAAAGTGCATATTTATTGCGATTCCTAGCAGAATCACAACCAAGTTCAGGTAACTGTCTGGACACATGATTTCTGGTATAAGGAGCTCTCAGGCCAGGAAGCTCCCTCCTCCCACTGCGGGTCAACAATGGGCCTGGAGTCCCTGGGAAAAGCCTTGTTTCCATGGGGATATCCTGAGAGAAGGGACAGCTGCCGGGCCAGGCTCTTCCtccctgcctctgtctctgcTAAAAGCCGAGGGGCCGGGAGATGGTATCGTGTGTCAGAAGGCAGAGGAGCCGCCAAGGGCAGATTCCGCTCCGGCTCTGACTGACAGGACAGAAATAGAATGAGGCCGCGGAGCCTGTGGAAACGGCCCCTCCCTCTCAGCCTGTGAGGGCAGAGAAAGCCGGCCTGGCCCTAAAAGgcattttcaaagcactttgttCCTCCACCCGTCATTATgtccattttgcagaggaggcaGAGAGGGCCGAGTCCCCTGTCGGGGTCACTCTGCGTGTAGCCGTCGATGCCAGAGGCAGGGTCGGGGTCAGAAACACTCCGTCCCTCGTTCTGTCCAATGCAGTCCTGCCCTCCTGAGCTTTTGGAAGGACTGATTTCAGAGGAGATAAAGGCAGCCCCCAGGGGTGCCCCTCCGCGGAGAGGCTCCCTCCTACTTGCCTTCTGTTTTCTGCCCTTTCATACACCTTCCCAGGGGCCAGTACCAGGGAT from Sminthopsis crassicaudata isolate SCR6 chromosome 3, ASM4859323v1, whole genome shotgun sequence includes these protein-coding regions:
- the LOC141564677 gene encoding uncharacterized protein LOC141564677 isoform X2, whose translation is MLAEDLALPRQRSLDPEDMGPGDLRASAQESLTFRDVTVDFSGEEWRHLDPSQKELYKEVMLENYRNLVFLGLPVPQIDVITQLERGEAPWMLEKEHLGSSYLDWESKPETKEFTVKLGITMQESSQERFTSHSSWDFKVGDIWNSDVQLGKKSNQENHSKELTFLSRKIPRDVTGLECNEFGESIRLRLVLSEKQQRVPRAKSQNQWDTFGKSFQQHSSIIKKFASGKEQSEYNECGDLFSYQTDLIQCDNKTAREKHYECNECGKAFNLSTNLIRHQKSHARKNHYKCDECGKIFTQSTKFVCHKKTHSAEKPYECSECGKAFKQHSSLSYHQRIHTGEKPYECAECGKHFSRTPDLIRHRKIHTGEKPFKCTECGKAFSQSTYLTVHQRIHTGDKPHKCNVCGKAFNQQSSLNYHQRIHTGEKPYACNHCGKAFSRSTDLIKHQKTHSGEKPYKCNECGKAYSQNTRLICHQRIHTGEKPHICSECGKAFIDSSSLNMHQRIHSGVKPFECNQCGKAFSRSTDLIRHQKIHTGEKPYECNECGKAFSQSTNLTVHQRIHNRDKPHKCNECGKAFNQHSSLTYHQRIHTGEKPHKCNECGKAFIDSSSLTYHQRIHTGEKPYVCGQCGKAFYRSTDLIKHQKTHTGEKPYKCEECGKAYSQNAKLICHQRVHTGEKPHKCNECGKAFNDTSSLTIHRRIHSGEKPYECSQCGKAFNRTPDLIRHQKIHTGEKPFKCNECGKAFNRNTLLTYHQRIHTGEKPYECDKCGKAFSRSTHLIRHQKIHI
- the LOC141564677 gene encoding uncharacterized protein LOC141564677 isoform X1, with the translated sequence MHFLHLLLPRFSRLFALRTVDLDLEKFPRRESLYAALTVSSAQKERFPTRREDAGLHLPGDPALKSLDYTSQEALRVTTCCFRLRLYRTRDLCPLRSNAQLAEDLALPRQRSLDPEDMGPGDLRASAQESLTFRDVTVDFSGEEWRHLDPSQKELYKEVMLENYRNLVFLGLPVPQIDVITQLERGEAPWMLEKEHLGSSYLDWESKPETKEFTVKLGITMQESSQERFTSHSSWDFKVGDIWNSDVQLGKKSNQENHSKELTFLSRKIPRDVTGLECNEFGESIRLRLVLSEKQQRVPRAKSQNQWDTFGKSFQQHSSIIKKFASGKEQSEYNECGDLFSYQTDLIQCDNKTAREKHYECNECGKAFNLSTNLIRHQKSHARKNHYKCDECGKIFTQSTKFVCHKKTHSAEKPYECSECGKAFKQHSSLSYHQRIHTGEKPYECAECGKHFSRTPDLIRHRKIHTGEKPFKCTECGKAFSQSTYLTVHQRIHTGDKPHKCNVCGKAFNQQSSLNYHQRIHTGEKPYACNHCGKAFSRSTDLIKHQKTHSGEKPYKCNECGKAYSQNTRLICHQRIHTGEKPHICSECGKAFIDSSSLNMHQRIHSGVKPFECNQCGKAFSRSTDLIRHQKIHTGEKPYECNECGKAFSQSTNLTVHQRIHNRDKPHKCNECGKAFNQHSSLTYHQRIHTGEKPHKCNECGKAFIDSSSLTYHQRIHTGEKPYVCGQCGKAFYRSTDLIKHQKTHTGEKPYKCEECGKAYSQNAKLICHQRVHTGEKPHKCNECGKAFNDTSSLTIHRRIHSGEKPYECSQCGKAFNRTPDLIRHQKIHTGEKPFKCNECGKAFNRNTLLTYHQRIHTGEKPYECDKCGKAFSRSTHLIRHQKIHI
- the LOC141564677 gene encoding uncharacterized protein LOC141564677 isoform X3 translates to MHFLHLLLPRFSRLFALRTVDLDLEKFPRRESLYAALTVSSAQKERFPTRREDAGLHLPGDPALKSLDYTSQEALRVTTCCFRLRLYRTRDLCPLRSNAQLAEDLALPRQRSLDPEDMGPGDLRASAQESLTFRDVTVDFSGEEWRHLDPSQKELYKEVMLENYRNLVFLDGDNGSEHSLPFSSNLCLGNSSRIWSFALWGLPVPQIDVITQLERGEAPWMLEKEHLGSSYLDWESKPETKEFTVKLGITMQESSQERFTSHSSWDFKVGDIWNSDVQLGKKSNQENHSKELTFLSRKIPRDVTGLECNEFGESIRLRLVLSEKQQRVPRAKSQNQWDTFGKSFQQHSSIIKKFASGKEQSEYNECGDLFSYQTDLIQCDNKTAREKHYECNECGKAFNLSTNLIRHQKSHARKNHYKCDECGKIFTQSTKFVCHKKTHSAEKPYECSECGKAFKQHSSLSYHQRIHTGEKPYECAECGKHFSRTPDLIRHRKIHTGEKPFKCTECGKAFSQSTYLTVHQRIHTGDKPHKCNVCGKAFNQQSSLNYHQRIHTGEKPYACNHCGKAFSRSTDLIKHQKTHSGEKPYKCNECGKAYSQNTRLICHQRIHTGEKPHICSECGKAFIDSSSLNMHQRIHSGVKPFECNQCGKAFSRSTDLIRHQKIHTGEKPYECNECGKAFSQSTNLTVHQRIHNRDKPHKCNECGKAFNQHSSLTYHQRIHTGEKPHKCNECGKAFIDSSSLTYHQRIHTGEKPYVCGQCGKAFYRSTDLIKHQKTHTGEKPYKCEECGKAYSQNAKLICHQRVHTGEKPHKCNECGKAFNDTSSLTIHRRIHSGEKPYECSQCGKAFNRTPDLIRHQKIHTGEKPFKCNECGKAFNRNTLLTYHQRIHTGEKPYECDKCGKAFSRSTHLIRHQKIHI